The nucleotide sequence GATTTGGCCAGGTGTGTAATGCTgtgcctctcctttcccctcttttccccatTGCAATTGCAGTTTGGAATTGCAGGGATGGCAGGAAGCACAACAAGCTGCGTGGGAAGCAGCGTTGAAAATTCACACACATGAACTGTTACCCCTGAGCCTGCACTTGGCAGGTAGAACAGACCTCCGAGTCCACAGTGCCTTACGTGGGTGGAGGAACCCCCCCAAACCTGCATCCAGCCTTTTTCCAGACTGTCCGGCTCTGAGAGTCGCAGCCTCCCTCCTTAAATAATTTGGGGAGCGAGGGGAGAGCTGCCcgcagcactgctgcctgcccagcgCTCAGGGGGTCAgtagcagcagggctgtgggcagcgCCATGGGACCCCGCTTGGTTTCCATTAGCTCGGGATGCTGCACTGCGATTTTTAACTCAGTTACATTGTTTGTGAAAGGGGAGTTTATAAGGGCTTGTCACCAGGAGAACAAAGTTACATAATTAAACAATTTACCAGCCAGTCTGTGGCTTCAGTGAAACTCCCTGGAGTCAGTCAGTACTCCAGTAAAAATACTGGGTGATACCATAAATATTGTAAATGGCTCTAGGCGGTTTCCGAGGGCTATGTCAACTGTTGATTGcattcaaaaaaagaaatgaataaacgAAATCGCAGGCAAGatgaaatttaaacaaataaaataatgggaaaaataaagcaaaaacattttcttttgtattttgaaagtgCTGGAGGATGTTTATGGCCAGCATGAGAGGGCCGTTGTGTTTACCACAAGTACGAATGGAGAGCATCTGCGTGCACTTGTTTGTAGGCTGTACATCTGCAGGGACGGTGCATGGatgcttaaataaaaatctgcccCCGAACACGGAGAAAGCCCTGTATTTGGCTGCTCACGGCATGTGCAAGCTGTGAGCGTGGGGCCCAGCTGCCACCAGGATCCCGCAGCCCTGCGGGGCAGTGCGGGGGCAGCTTGCAAGCGCTGCCTGAAAGCGCTCCCGAAGCAAGACAAATATTTGCCAGGCGTGCTCCCACCACGCGCGTGAGGAGTAAGCAGTACGGaatgcattaataaaatataaatactctggggaaaaaagaaaaaaaaaaacaaaaaaaaacaaaaaaaaaccgCCGCTTTTCTGCTCCCCGAGAGGAGAAAGCAAGGACGAGAGTGCCCCGCGGCACCTCCGAAGGCCACAACCgagacattttatttacagGGACTGCGCCGGGGACCCTCGGAACACAGCCTGAGGGGGTCGGGGCTGCACTGGGATCTCAGGGTGCCCCCAGGCACGGACAgggggggccgggcggcggctcCGAGCCCGTGCCGGGAGCGCTGAGCGGGGAGCCCCCGGCGGGGCTGGGCCGCCCAAGATGGCGGAGCACAGCGGCGCGGCGCGCATGCGCGGTGAGGTCTCGGCGCCTAAGATGGCGGCGGCCGGCAGCGCCGAGGCTATGGACGGGGCCGCGGCGCCCGCGGGGAACTCGGCCGAGGCTGTGGCGGCCGCGCCGGGCCCTGCGGTGTCCGAGGCTCCGCCGCTGCcggggctgcagctggtgcagcagGGCGCCGAGGCGCGGGTGTACCGGGGGCGCTTCCTGGGGCGGGCGGCCGTGGTGAAGCTCCGCTTCCCGAAGCGTTACCGGCACCCGGCGCTGGAGGAGCGGCTCAGCCGGCGGCGCACGGCGCAGGAGGCGCGGTCCCTGCTGCGCTGCCGCCGGGCAGgtgggcacggcacggcccggcaCCGGGGCTGTGGCGGGGCAGCCCTCGTTTCCCGTGGCTGGGGCGGTCCGAGTGTCTGCCAAGGCCCTCCACCGGTTTCTTGGTAAGGTAACGCCAAttaacaaccttttttttttttttttttaatagggatTCCGGCCCCAGTGGTCTACTTCGTGGATTACGTGACCAACTGCATATATCTTGAAGATATCATAGGCTCGATCACCGTTCAAGACCACATCAATTCCGTACAAGACAGTGGAAGTGACACCAGCAGCCTCCTTAATTTAGCGGAGAAGATGGGCGAGCTGTTAGCGAGGATGCACGATGAAGATCTTATACACGGGGATCTGACGACTTCCAACGTACTTCTGCGACCGCCCGTGGAGAAGCTGGACTTGGTGTTGATAGATTTTGgactcagttttatttcaggtCTTCCGGAGGATAAAGGGGTTGATTTGTATGTTCTGGAAAAAGCCTTCCTTAGTACTCACCCCAATACAGAAACTCTGTTCAAAGCCCTATTGAAGACCTATGGAGCAACATCTAAAAAGTCTGGCCCTGTGATGAAAAGGCTGGATGAAGTGCGgctgaggggaaggaagagatcCATGGTGGGGTGAAAGCAAGTGGAGGGATGGAGAAGTAGTGCTACTTAGGTTCAGCGAGTATGGTTATTTATACTtccatttggttttatttcacagGTTACTATTTTGATAACTGTGTCttatattaaataaatctgaatttgtAACAGTGTCGTAAAGTAATTGTGAGACGTGAGCACACATGAAAGACAactaaaggttatttttttcctaaatgttaaatatttcttttaaaatagagCTTTCAGTGTCATTCCATGGGCCTTCTTTGTGTAATTAGAATCACACCAAGTGATCTTCCTCAGCCCATGGACTGTAGACTTCTGGGAGGTAGGAGGGGCCTGAGGGTACCAGAACACCTACCAAAGGTAattaagacaaatatttttctcagaataCTTGCTACAAAGGGCTTAAATACATTACAAAGTCCAGTACACATCCTGAAATTTTTAGGACTATGAATTTCAGGGCATGGGCAATGGCTGAAATAGAGTGCTACACATAAGAAAgtttcatttatgttttcagtAGTAATTTTGGCTCTTTTCAGTTGGTATTTGTTCCTTAAGTAAAGACAAAAGAATGTGAAGAATGAGTTTGTGCTGGGAAACTTCTCATTTAAGCAAGAAGTCTGCTGTAAACTTTTGGGTTTGCAGCTTTCTAAGTTGGACTGCTCAAAATGTGATTGCCTGCCTACGCAGGCAGGGGTatggctgtttgtttttttttttttttttggtaactttCCCTATTCTAATTAGTTTTCTGGGTTAATCTGTCTGATAGTGCCGATGTAGGATGCCCCAGAGGAAAAGTTTACGAACCCCACAATAACCAGTCTTCTGTGCTGTTAGCAGAATGGGATGTTGGCTGCATGCTGTGTGCGTGAGCTTTCTTGTTTCCTTCAGATAATGatttaaaaggcagaatgcAGCTCAGCTCTCCCTGTGCGATGTGTTGTGCAGGGTGCCTCTATGCTGCACGTCGAGGAAGATCTCTGCCCCCCAAGGGGAGGGCATGCTGTTCCCTTACACGGCTGCTGGAAATCACTTGGGCACGGCTCCGAGTGCAGGCCAGGCTGCAAGGAGGCGGTGAAGCTGCAGGCGCTGTGCATCACCTCCATTTGCAGACCTCGGCATCGTTCCTCGCACACAACCCCGGCCCGCGGCACCAGGCTCTAGAAGGCGCTCGCCGAGCCGCGTTGCGCTTTGCGCGGTGGCGCTGCGGTAacgccgccgcccgccgcttTCTGCCCCGAAGGTTGGGGGTTCGCGTCCCGCAAGTGTCCTAGCGCTGCGGGCTGCCCGTGCCCGGCGCGCATTCACTTCCTTGCCAGACGAGCCGCCTGGGCGAGTGCTCGGCCCCAGGTGGGGCCCGGGTTCCACCGACCCAGCCACAGCTTTGCCCGAAGTCTCTGTTAATGTCTCACCGTACGGCTTTTTACCTTCGGTATGCAAAAGGAACCCCGCAGCCTTCCCCGGGCTACTCCCACAGCTGGTGATGGAAACCAGCACCCCGGGGTTTTGTTTTAACCGCTTGGTGTACCCGCTGTGCTCACCCAGTGCAGAAcgtgcctgggctgggggcaaggagaaggagctgggttttTGTGCAGGGAACCTCCTTGGAGAGCTCGCACCCAGCACGGCTGCTGCCTGCCGAGTGACTGCAGTGCCAGCAGCGCTCAGTCGCTTTGTGCTCCCCAGGCACCCTGGGGTGGAGCAGGGCCTCGTGGCATGGTGGGAGCAGGTGGATGCGAGCTAACAAGTCCCCCAGCAAGGCCTGATGTGAGCCCCGACACGCGGCCCCCCAGCACGTCTGGCCTCCCTGCCCACCGCCCCCATCTGTACAAACACGCTGGGACTGTCTCCTGGTGGTGCCAGGATTGAGTTATGTTTGTAGAGCCCTTTGAAGCGGCCCGTTCCTAACTATCGTGATGTTTATTAAAATGCAGCTCTCTCTGCAGGACCGTGGAGTGGAAACAAAGCTGATGGACTGCAAGTTTTTATGGCCTGCGGCGGAGCTGGGGTCAGCTGCTTGCGCGAAGCGCCGGGCTTCTGGCAGGGACCCTGATCTGGCCTCCTGCAATCTGCTGCGTGGTGGTACATCACAACAAGGCAGAGCATTGCAGGTAAcgaaaagcaaaatgttttgctttttcatcgCACGATAAAACTCCTCATTATTTAAGGGTTGGTTTTTGCACATCACTACATTGCTGTAGGGAAAATCAGTAGGAAAATCACAGCCAGCGCATAGCCGCAAAGAGGAGACTGGACATGAGGCGTATCCAccctgcacctcctgcagcctcagctCTGTCCCTGGTTGTGCCcttgggagctgcagcttgGATCACGAATCCATGTGATgctgggagaggcagagaggCTTGCTCTGCCCCAGGCAGGCTGTTTGCAGCAGCCCTAGGGGTGTGCTggccttaacacagccccaaaAAGTCCTGCCTGCTCCCGGAGGGCACTGGAAGGGCTTGCCATGGGAAAGTTGACGGCTTTTATTGCACGCAGCCACTGGGTGTCTCCCTGCCATCATCACCAGCACTGAAAGTAAGTCTGCATTTGGGAAAAATGGTctttcaacagaaaatatttgtagcTGATGCTGGACAGGCAGCTGGTcacactgctgctttctgctgcataaatattcctgcttttaaaaatgaagttctgtCTCAAGAGACCAATGTCAGGCCTGCCACAAACTGTTAATTTCCAGTGGTTTCCCAGCATGTGCCCCTGCTTGCCTCACACCTGGGCTTCTCCCAAAGCACAATGAACACGAGGGGTGTGCAAACGAGCTGtggaaagaagaataaatggaAAGAGGGAATGACAAATGAACGGCAAGTGGAGGGGTTTCATTGGAAGAATTTGCAGTGTTAGGATTTTGAAGGGAATTGCTGGTTATTGATGGAATtgcggtgtttttttttttttttttttttttttttgttttttcccttattttagTGTCTGACCATTGTCAGTGATTTCTTTTGTGGAAGTGGTTTTACCAGCCTGGCATTTCTTTACAGTAATAATGATAAATTATGTTTTGCCCAATGATCCAATAAATATGCAACAAAAAGATGTGATTTTTGGAGACAGATTTGAGCTGTAGCCCTGTAGGACcgctttgaagaaaaacaaatggggAAGAAACCACAAACTATTATGGCAAGAAATAGGACTGAAGATGCAGTTGCATAATCGGGGTGTGCTGTTACCATGACTTTTGAACAGTGCCTCTTCTGTGCGGGCAGTCACTGTGTGTATATGTAAAAACTGTGCATACAAGTTATACAGTGTAGGTTTTTTAGTCTAGGCCTTGATGTCTGCAGGAAATTgatattttccagttttgcaaGATGCAAAACATTGATAACCTTTTGCAACCCTCCTCTCCCATCAGCGCTGATAGGAAACCAAGCTAGTGcaataaaagcataaaagctCATTTGTAACCCAGAGTTCAGTGTGTGAGGGTCACTACAGAGAGATAAAGCCTCTCTCTGGCCTAAGCACAGCCTGTGTCCCACTGCTGTCCCTTTGGGTGCCACACAGAACCTCTTTCTTCCGCGCCAAGCTCAATGTCCTCTGTCAGTAGCGGAGAGTGATGGCCCAGGAACAAGTGAGGTCTGATCCCAGTGGTGAATGGGGAGCCCAGGGAGGGGTACAGCAAgggcagctggtgctggtgctggaaaTGTGGTTGATGGAGACGCAGTTTAcaagataaaaaatgaatttaaccTGAAATCCTTGAAGGTCCCTGCATAGAGCTCACAACTGGGACAGGCTGGAGGCTGAAGCCTGTGCCCCAAGGGGCTGGGTGGGTTGGTGGCAGGGGCTGCCAGGTAGGGACGTGACCCATGTCTGGAAGGGGAAGACGGAGATGtgctccccttcccctgtcCCTCTGCACTGGCAGAAAGCTGCGTCTTCATAAGAGAAAGAGCAGACCGTGGCACTGACGGCTTATTGTtcttttgaagctttttttttttttcattcacaaggttgattttgagagaaaaagactAAAGGAGCTCTTTTGGTCCCCCACACGGCACAGGCTCATACATGTGCTCCCAGTCTGGCTGCTGGCTCTATGGGGTGAGCTGTGCGTGTTTTAAGCCATGGCACTGCTTTGGTGGCCTGAATCTTGCTTTCAGGTCCTCAGCCactttcttcagcatttcacCACTGCTCAAGTGACGACGTATGCTGCCATTGCCTGACGTGATGGCATTGAGGTGGCACAGGAACCTCCCACTCATTTCTCTATCCACATAACTTTTTTACTCATCATGTCCAGCCGTTTAAAAAGGcaagacttaaaaacaaaaaattcgccaaaaaaacaccactgccaccaccacaaAAACCCCTCTTGGTcagctctgtgctttcttttgGGCGCCCGAGAAGAAACAGGAGCATTTGccagggggctggggcagccgcGGGGCCGGCAGCCAGGCGGATGCCGGATCCTCGCTGTGCCAGAGGCCCCCGGCAGCGTCCGGCAAAAGCTTTTGTGTCCCTTCAGCTGCTTGAAAGGAGCCGCGGTGACGCTGTGACATCCCCTTCAGCCCCCTGCCCGGGCTGGGTGTAGGGATTAACTGATTTGTTACTGTTTGTGCAAAATTATCGATGTGCcatggaggaggtggaggccGGAGCCGGAGCAGAGTCCGTTCAGCCGGGGGAAGAGCCCTGGCTCCGTGCTGCCTGTGTCCCCGCACTCTTCCTCTCTAACCTCTTGTTCCCTCTGTGCCAGTGATTCACGGTTTTTAGAAGCCTGAGAGAGCTTTTCTCAGTGGgctctctgctttttttgtCCAATTCATTTGTTTCTAACTTCTTTGATGCTCTAGGAGTGACCGGCTGGGAGGTAGTAGCTCTCCAGAGAGCTGATTAGTTATGACGAGGGAAAGGTttctctgctgagcaggatTTTTAGGCATCTTTCATGTCATGGGCCCAACTCACCCAGGTTTTGAATATGTTTAAAGGACTGGGAAGCTGGTGAAGTACTAAGTCAGGttactttgctttccttttttttctccttgctgctcAGCTTCATTTAGCTTCCAATCGCAAtgcaaaaagcagagagaaaacccaGCTCCCTTGGCTTTGATCTGCTCAATCTGATAGTGCCTCAGATCTGCCTGCTGCCGTCTGTGCCCCTCGCTCGGGCTCCCTGCAGGCACACAGGGACTGGCAGCCACTGCACTGCTCACTGAGCCTTCCCTTGGCCACGGGGGGATCCTGCCCCACGCACGCCCCCTTTTTCTTTATGATGTCCCACATCAAAGGCAGATCTGGGAGGAAAACCTGTGCTTGGTTGTACCTGGGCAGCTCCCATATTTTCTCTTTGGCTGACAATTGAAGCATCCTTGCTGTGTGACTTTGGCCCAATTACTTTAAGGGCTTAGTCATATGCCTCTCACTTGATTTCTGAGGCTCACACTTGCATGCGTCAAGACTTTGCCTCCTGCTTTTCCAGTATTTCCTATGGTCCTGTCCTGTTCTGCACCACTGGCCTTTTGTTGGCTTCTGTTCactcatttttaacaaaaaaaaagtgtttcacaTGGCCTTGCAAACAACTCATCCAACATCTGAGTCCCTATTCAAGCTGAATTGTCAAAagcagtcccagctccctgtttttctgatgcttttgaCTTTTTTAGTGACGTGAATTTGTGTATAATTTCTGaccattggggggggggggagaaatgTCAGAGAACAGGTAGCCAAACCTCCAGGTCCGGGTGCCTTTTTGTAGGTGTCAGGGGCTCTGATCCCAT is from Anas acuta chromosome 16, bAnaAcu1.1, whole genome shotgun sequence and encodes:
- the TP53RK gene encoding EKC/KEOPS complex subunit TP53RK, encoding MAEHSGAARMRGEVSAPKMAAAGSAEAMDGAAAPAGNSAEAVAAAPGPAVSEAPPLPGLQLVQQGAEARVYRGRFLGRAAVVKLRFPKRYRHPALEERLSRRRTAQEARSLLRCRRAGIPAPVVYFVDYVTNCIYLEDIIGSITVQDHINSVQDSGSDTSSLLNLAEKMGELLARMHDEDLIHGDLTTSNVLLRPPVEKLDLVLIDFGLSFISGLPEDKGVDLYVLEKAFLSTHPNTETLFKALLKTYGATSKKSGPVMKRLDEVRLRGRKRSMVG